CTGGATGACGGACTCCTGCACGGGCTGGTCGCGCCACCTGTCGATGCGGGCGGTCAGGCCGTACTTCCTGTCGAGCGCCACCAGGCGGCGGTAGACGTCGGAGCGCATCCAGCGGCGCGGCATGAGCGAGCGGACGACGGGCTGCTGCACGCCGAACGCGCGCGAGCACCAGAACCAGTCGGTGTCCCAGCGCCACAGGTAGTCGCGGATGGTCAGCCAGTCGCGGTTGCGCTGCCTGATCGACTGGTAGTAGATGCGCATCCCGGTGTAGTCGGAGACGTAGGGGGCGCGCTCGGCGAAGCGGCCGAGCGTGATGTACATCTCCTGCGGGCTGAAGAAGACGCCGTCGACGAAGTCGACGCTCTCGCCGTCGTGCACCATGCTGTCGCAGATCTCCTGCATGGCCAGCATGCACTTGGCCGCGTCGGTGAACTTGACGTGCGTGAGGTGCACGTACGGCTGGACCTTGCGCAGCTTGATCCTGATGCGCAGGGCGTAGCCGAGCGTGCCGTAGGAGTTGGGGAACGACCGGAAGAGGTCACGGTGCTCGTTGTCCTCGCGCGCCACGATGACGCGGCCGTCGCCGGTGAGGATCTCCAGCTCCTCCACCGACTCGTGCGGCAGGCCGTCCCTGAAGCTGGTCGACTCGATGCCGAGGCCGGTGACGGCGCCGCCGAGCGTGATCGTCTTGAGCTGCGGCACCACGTACGGCATGAGCCCGTACGGCAGCGTGGCGTCCACCAGGTGCTCGTATGTCGTCATGCCCTGGACCTCGGCCGTCATGGTCTCGGGGTCGACGCTGATGACCTCGTCGAGATCCCTGGCCGACAGCTTGGCCGTCCTGCCGGGGTCGCGGAACCTGAAGAGATTGGACGTGGACTTGGCCAGGCGCGGGGCGGCACCGCCCGGAATCTCGGCGTACGACTGCCGGATCTGCTCTACTGCCCGTTGGTGTGTCGACATCTTCGTCGTCACTGCGTAAGCACCCCCCTTGAGCTGGTAGAGATCGTCGCGTAAGACGGTATCTCTCACGAGCTACCTCGAACAGACCGGGGTCGTTAAAGACACGAAAACTGTTCATAGTGCCAGGTGAAATGCCTATGTGGTAGGCGATTGCGTAAACTTCCTGGAGATCATCGGGGATGCCGCGTTGAGCACGTTTTGCACCTCGCGGCCCTCTATGGCGGCGCCGAGATTGTCCAGGGTGGCCGTGAGCAGGCGGCCGGTGGATTCCGGCGTGACGCCCGCGACGTGCGGCGACAGCAGGACGTTCGGCAGGTCACGCAGCGGGTCGTCCGCGGGCAGGGGCTCCACGTCGAAGACGTCGAGCGCGGCGCCGCCCAGATGGCCTTCGCGCAGGGCCGTGACCAGCGCCTGCTGGTCGACGACGCCGCCCCGCGCGGCGTTCACGAGCAGCGCGCCCTGCTTCATGCGGCGGGGATCCACCAGACCTCGGGTCTCGTCCGAGAGCGCGATCACCACGACCACGACGTCACTGGAGGAGATGAGCGTCGTCAGGTCCTCGAAGGCCGGGTCCTCGCGGGGCGTGCGGGTCCAGTAGGAGACGTGGCAGCCGAGCGCGCGGAACATCTCCGCGCTGGTGGCGCCGATCGCGCCGTAGCCGACGATGCCGACCCGGCGTCCGCGCAGCTCGT
The Nonomuraea helvata genome window above contains:
- a CDS encoding NAD(P)-dependent oxidoreductase gives rise to the protein MTPWNLLALPPLPEELLRHLLAPLGDQVTVRVPAARDRDALLAALPEAEIVLGDWTGTLALDAEAVKAAPLLAFVQQPSVGVDGHDLDALAQAGVPLANTPGVSAVAVSEWCLAATLSLSRKLAAADAAVRAGEWPQQGLQPHELRGRRVGIVGYGAIGATSAEMFRALGCHVSYWTRTPREDPAFEDLTTLISSSDVVVVVIALSDETRGLVDPRRMKQGALLVNAARGGVVDQQALVTALREGHLGGAALDVFDVEPLPADDPLRDLPNVLLSPHVAGVTPESTGRLLTATLDNLGAAIEGREVQNVLNAASPMISRKFTQSPTT
- a CDS encoding FAD-binding oxidoreductase, whose amino-acid sequence is MSTHQRAVEQIRQSYAEIPGGAAPRLAKSTSNLFRFRDPGRTAKLSARDLDEVISVDPETMTAEVQGMTTYEHLVDATLPYGLMPYVVPQLKTITLGGAVTGLGIESTSFRDGLPHESVEELEILTGDGRVIVAREDNEHRDLFRSFPNSYGTLGYALRIRIKLRKVQPYVHLTHVKFTDAAKCMLAMQEICDSMVHDGESVDFVDGVFFSPQEMYITLGRFAERAPYVSDYTGMRIYYQSIRQRNRDWLTIRDYLWRWDTDWFWCSRAFGVQQPVVRSLMPRRWMRSDVYRRLVALDRKYGLTARIDRWRDQPVQESVIQDVETPVERGAEFLEFFHDKVGMTPVWMCPLRSGSRWPLYPLEPGRLYVNFGFWGMVPLPRGQFDGYYNQLIEREVHELDGHKSLYSTSFYAREQFWELYNGDAYWPVKREYDPNGRLLDLYEKCVRGR